One genomic region from Phocoena sinus isolate mPhoSin1 chromosome 3, mPhoSin1.pri, whole genome shotgun sequence encodes:
- the CTXN1 gene encoding cortexin-1: MSATWTLSPEPLPPSTGPPVGAGLDAEQRTVFAFVLCLLVVLVLLMVRCVRILLDPYSRMPASSWTDHKEALERGQFDYALV; the protein is encoded by the coding sequence ATGAGCGCGACGTGGACGCTGTCCCCCGAGCCGCTGCCGCCATCGACGGGGCCCCCGGTGGGCGCGGGCCTGGACGCGGAGCAGCGCACCGTGTTCGCCTTCGTGCTGTGCCTGCTCGTGGTGCTGGTGCTGCTGATGGTTCGCTGCGTGCGTATCCTGCTCGACCCCTACAGCCGCATGCCCGCCTCGTCCTGGACAGACCACAAGGAGGCGCTCGAGCGCGGGCAGTTCGACTACGCGCTGGTCTGA